A genomic segment from Micropterus dolomieu isolate WLL.071019.BEF.003 ecotype Adirondacks linkage group LG03, ASM2129224v1, whole genome shotgun sequence encodes:
- the LOC123967662 gene encoding trichohyalin-like isoform X1 yields MPDDDIRALILERDRLLQENDQLLQHKKQLVQEKDQLVQNIKQLVQEKDRLVQEKDQLIQEKKQLVQEKDRLVQEKKTLVQEKDRLVQEKKTLVQEKDRLVQEKKTLVQEKDQLVQEKKTLVQEKDQLVQEKKTLVQEKDQLVQERDQLFKEKQQLLQEKDQLAEDNKLLQDKIEMLKQNTQRCPTGWQTYMSSCYQLSPWIGTWEDAKQDCERKGAHLVIFNDVSEERVVHIIGGAKTIWMGLTAQKDQFTNRWTWTWVDGSFCSNWNDLQLSWNYLPFWSYCAHADEASWCSKTWRWGSCQQEQHHWMCEKELYTSSYWSE; encoded by the exons ATGCCAGATGATGACATCAGAGCCCTGATTTTAGAGAGAGATCGACTGCTTCAAGAGAATGACCAACTActtcaacacaaaaaacaactggTTCAAGAGAAAGACCAACTGgttcaaaacataaaacaactgGTTCAAGAGAAAGACCGACTGGTTCAAGAAAAAGATCAATTGATTCAAGAGAAAAAACAACTGGTTCAAGAGAAAGACCGACTGGttcaagagaaaaaaacactggtTCAAGAGAAAGACCGACTGGttcaagagaaaaaaacactggtTCAAGAGAAAGACCGACTGGttcaagagaaaaaaacactggtTCAAGAGAAAGACCAACTGGttcaagagaaaaaaacactggtTCAAGAGAAAGACCAACTGGttcaagagaaaaaaacactggtTCAAGAGAAAGACCAACTGGTTCAAGAGAGAGATCAATTGTTTAAAGAGAAACAACAATTGCTTCAGGAAAAAGACCAACTGGCAGAGGATAATAAACTGCTACAGGATAAAATTGAGATGTTAA AACAAAACACCCAAAGATGTCCCACGGGATGGCAGACATACATGTCTTCCTGTTATCAGCTTTCTCCTTGGATTGGCACCTGGGAAGATGCCAAACAAGACTGTGAGAGGAAAGGAGCTCATTTGGTGATTTTTAATGATGTATCGGAAGAG AGAGTTGTCCATATTATTGGAGGTGCTAAAACAATATGGATGGGCTTGACCGCTCAAAAAGATCAGTTCACCAACAGGTGGACGTGGACATGGGTGGATGGAAGCTTTTGTAG tAACTGGAATGATCTGCAGCTAAGTTGGAACTATCTGCCTTTTTGGAGTTATTGTGCACATGCGGATGAAGCCTCGTGGTGTTCGAAAACCTGGCGCTGGGGCAGCTGTCAACAAGAACAACACCACTGGATGTGTGAGAAGGAGCTGTACACCAGCTCTTACTGGTCTGAATAA